Proteins found in one Methylosinus sp. PW1 genomic segment:
- a CDS encoding biopolymer transporter ExbD — protein sequence MRNWPERRERHARIEIIPMIDVMMFLLVFFVLISINVLPALGLKVTPPSSAHPDKVVERTRVTIGIDRAGETYLDGKAVPLAELAERLRGLATEEKPLAVVISGDEGAGLQSLVSVLDALKAAKVASASIVTRPK from the coding sequence ATGCGGAATTGGCCGGAGCGCCGCGAACGACACGCGCGCATCGAAATTATTCCGATGATCGACGTGATGATGTTCCTGCTGGTCTTCTTCGTATTGATCAGCATCAATGTGCTTCCGGCGCTCGGGCTCAAAGTCACGCCGCCCAGCTCTGCGCATCCAGACAAGGTCGTCGAGCGCACACGCGTGACGATCGGCATCGATCGGGCCGGCGAAACCTATCTCGACGGCAAGGCCGTCCCGCTCGCCGAGCTCGCCGAGCGCTTGCGCGGCCTCGCCACCGAGGAGAAGCCGCTCGCCGTGGTGATCAGCGGCGATGAAGGCGCGGGCCTTCAGAGTCTCGTCTCCGTCCTGGATGCGCTGAAAGCGGCGAAGGTCGCGAGCGCCTCCATTGTCACGAGGCCGAAATAG
- a CDS encoding efflux RND transporter periplasmic adaptor subunit — protein MSLQRHPPQQRPEIENMPPYAPIFGALALAASVTASVLHASHSDAAQSNAAGSEHSARAVALDDPILFYRDPMSGTEISRQPRKDEMGMDFLPVRRSQLAPFVAKLPDPPAAASEEPLFYRDPMGGDAISAAPRKDGMGMDFLPVRPADLRAILSKLVAAPPAKRILYYRNPMGLPDVSAVPKKDSMGMDYTPVYEGDDVEADGAMRIAPGKIQRAGVRSELVRRQPIAAEIRAPGAVQVDERRVAVVATRSEAFIEKVFEATTGARVAKGQPLARLYSPAIAAAAADYLAFSGARNSGDPSLLEGVRRKLETLNAPAEFIAEIARSRRVPASVSWPAPRDGLILERNAVEGMKAEAGLVLFRIADLSVVWALVDVSEHDYARLRLGQPVEIRARGLPDRIFTGHVTAIYPQINRETRTARVRIELPNPDLTLRPDMYVEAQIASGDHDAVVAAPESAVIETGKRALVLIDKGDGRFEPRAVTLGRRGDGYVEVRSGLAETDRVVTAANFLIDSESNLRAALQTLAGAETSR, from the coding sequence GTGTCGCTTCAACGCCATCCGCCGCAGCAGCGGCCGGAGATCGAGAACATGCCTCCTTATGCGCCCATTTTCGGCGCGCTCGCGCTCGCCGCGAGCGTGACCGCATCCGTGCTTCACGCCTCCCATTCCGACGCCGCCCAAAGCAACGCCGCGGGGTCCGAGCATTCGGCGCGCGCCGTCGCGCTCGATGATCCCATTTTGTTCTATCGCGATCCGATGAGCGGGACGGAGATCTCGCGCCAGCCACGCAAGGATGAGATGGGAATGGATTTCCTGCCCGTGCGCCGCTCGCAGCTCGCGCCCTTCGTCGCCAAGCTCCCCGATCCGCCAGCCGCCGCTAGCGAGGAGCCGCTCTTCTACCGCGATCCCATGGGCGGCGACGCGATTTCCGCCGCGCCGCGCAAGGACGGAATGGGAATGGACTTTCTGCCGGTCCGCCCCGCCGATCTGCGCGCCATCCTCTCGAAGCTCGTCGCCGCGCCGCCCGCGAAACGCATCCTCTACTACCGCAATCCGATGGGACTGCCGGATGTGTCGGCGGTTCCGAAAAAGGACTCGATGGGCATGGATTACACGCCCGTCTATGAGGGCGACGATGTCGAGGCCGATGGCGCGATGCGCATCGCGCCGGGGAAAATCCAGCGCGCGGGCGTGCGCTCGGAGCTGGTGCGCCGTCAGCCGATCGCCGCCGAGATTCGCGCGCCCGGCGCCGTGCAGGTCGACGAGCGCCGTGTCGCCGTCGTGGCGACACGCTCGGAAGCCTTCATCGAGAAGGTCTTCGAGGCGACGACCGGTGCGCGCGTCGCCAAGGGCCAGCCATTGGCGCGGCTCTATTCGCCGGCCATTGCGGCGGCGGCGGCCGATTATCTCGCCTTCTCCGGCGCGCGCAACAGCGGCGATCCCAGCCTGCTCGAGGGCGTGCGCCGCAAGCTCGAGACGCTGAACGCGCCGGCGGAATTCATCGCCGAGATCGCCAGGAGCCGGCGCGTGCCGGCGAGCGTCTCCTGGCCCGCGCCGCGCGACGGACTCATTCTCGAGCGCAACGCCGTCGAAGGTATGAAGGCCGAGGCCGGCCTGGTGCTGTTCCGCATCGCCGATCTCTCGGTCGTCTGGGCGCTGGTGGACGTCTCCGAGCATGATTATGCGCGGCTGCGCCTCGGCCAGCCGGTCGAGATAAGAGCGCGCGGCCTTCCCGATCGCATCTTCACCGGCCATGTCACGGCCATTTATCCGCAGATCAATCGCGAGACACGCACGGCGCGCGTGCGCATAGAGCTGCCCAATCCCGATCTGACCTTGCGGCCCGACATGTATGTCGAGGCGCAGATCGCCTCCGGCGATCATGACGCCGTCGTCGCCGCACCGGAAAGCGCGGTGATCGAGACCGGCAAGCGCGCGCTCGTCCTGATCGACAAGGGCGATGGCCGCTTCGAGCCGCGCGCGGTGACGCTCGGCCGCCGCGGCGATGGCTATGTCGAGGTGAGGAGCGGGCTCGCCGAGACCGACCGCGTGGTGACGGCGGCCAATTTTCTCATCGATTCGGAGAGCAATCTGCGCGCGGCGCTGCAGACGCTCGCCGGCGCGGAGACATCGCGATGA